In the Pseudothauera hydrothermalis genome, one interval contains:
- the msbA gene encoding lipid A export permease/ATP-binding protein MsbA, giving the protein MRAMKTAPYRPGAQDGASGLRIYLRLLGYVRPYIGFFGLSVIGFAIAGSAKAALASVFKFFVDGLANPEQPIGTGVAWIDRLELVFAVPVMVVAIALWQGAGSFLGNYSMSKLSLGLIHDLRKQLFDSFLVLPNRYYDAHNSGHLVSRVTYNVTMVTAAATDAVKVLFREGLTVVALVAYLLWMNWRLTIALLVVLPLIAWLVSAASRKFRKLSKRIQASMGDVTHVASETIQGYRVVRSFGGERYESERFERANQANIARQLKMVRTEETFSMLMSLLIYAAMGALLFMVLKTRGDATAGDVVAYITAAGLLPRAIQLLGGVSAKIQKGVAAAESIFEQLDQPREPDHGTVERARIAGRIEVRGLAFTYPGHDRPVLSDISFSAEPGQMIALVGKSGSGKSTLASLIPRFYTHSEGSILIDGIEVGDYRLANLRRHIALVTQQVTLFNGTVAENIAYGELAGASRDQIVAAAEAANAREFIERLPQGFDTQIGENGVLLSGGQRQRIAIARALLKNAPILILDEATSALDTESERLIQDAIERLMAGRTTLVIAHRLSTIERADQILVMEAGRIVERGTHAELVARAGVYARLQAMGLEERGQPPAAQR; this is encoded by the coding sequence ATGCGCGCCATGAAAACCGCCCCTTATCGGCCCGGTGCGCAAGATGGCGCCAGCGGCCTGCGCATCTATCTGCGCCTGCTCGGTTATGTACGCCCATATATCGGCTTCTTTGGTTTGAGCGTAATCGGCTTTGCCATTGCCGGCTCGGCCAAGGCCGCGCTGGCCAGCGTGTTCAAGTTTTTCGTCGATGGACTGGCCAACCCCGAGCAGCCGATCGGCACCGGCGTGGCCTGGATCGACCGCCTGGAGCTGGTGTTCGCCGTGCCGGTCATGGTGGTGGCCATTGCACTGTGGCAAGGGGCAGGCTCCTTCCTGGGCAACTACAGCATGTCCAAACTGTCGCTGGGGCTGATCCATGACCTGCGCAAACAGTTGTTCGACAGCTTTCTGGTCTTACCCAACCGTTACTACGATGCGCATAACTCCGGCCATCTGGTCTCGCGGGTGACCTACAACGTCACCATGGTCACCGCCGCAGCCACCGATGCGGTCAAGGTGTTGTTCCGCGAAGGGCTCACCGTTGTGGCCCTGGTGGCCTATCTGCTGTGGATGAACTGGCGGCTGACCATCGCGCTGCTGGTGGTGCTGCCGCTGATTGCCTGGCTGGTGTCCGCGGCCAGCCGCAAGTTCCGCAAACTGAGCAAACGCATCCAGGCGTCGATGGGCGATGTCACCCATGTGGCCTCCGAGACCATCCAGGGCTATCGCGTGGTGCGCAGCTTTGGCGGCGAACGCTATGAAAGCGAGCGCTTCGAGCGCGCCAATCAGGCCAACATCGCCCGCCAGCTCAAAATGGTGCGCACCGAAGAAACCTTTTCGATGCTGATGAGCCTGCTCATCTACGCCGCCATGGGCGCGCTGTTGTTCATGGTGCTCAAAACACGCGGCGATGCGACCGCGGGCGATGTGGTGGCCTATATCACCGCCGCCGGTTTGCTGCCGCGCGCCATTCAGTTGCTCGGCGGGGTGAGCGCCAAAATCCAGAAGGGTGTAGCCGCGGCCGAAAGTATTTTCGAACAACTGGATCAGCCGCGCGAACCGGATCACGGCACCGTCGAGCGTGCGCGCATCGCAGGCCGCATCGAAGTGCGCGGGCTGGCCTTTACTTATCCGGGGCACGACCGACCAGTGCTCAGCGACATCAGCTTCAGCGCCGAGCCGGGACAGATGATCGCCTTGGTGGGCAAGTCCGGCAGCGGTAAATCCACGCTCGCCAGCCTGATTCCGCGCTTTTATACCCACAGCGAGGGAAGCATTCTGATCGACGGCATCGAGGTCGGCGACTATCGGCTGGCCAACCTGCGCCGTCACATCGCGCTGGTCACCCAACAGGTCACGCTGTTCAACGGCACCGTGGCCGAGAACATCGCCTACGGCGAGCTGGCCGGCGCCAGCCGCGACCAGATCGTTGCCGCGGCCGAGGCCGCCAACGCCCGGGAGTTCATCGAGCGCCTGCCGCAAGGCTTCGATACCCAAATCGGGGAAAACGGCGTGCTGCTCTCCGGCGGTCAGCGCCAACGCATCGCCATCGCCCGCGCACTACTGAAAAACGCCCCGATTTTGATCCTGGACGAAGCCACCTCGGCGCTCGACACCGAGTCCGAACGCTTGATCCAGGACGCGATCGAGCGCCTGATGGCCGGGCGGACCACCCTGGTCATCGCCCACCGCCTATCCACCATCGAGCGCGCCGACCAGATTCTGGTCATGGAGGCGGGGCGCATCGTCGAACGCGGCACACATGCGGAACTGGTGGCGCGCGCAGGCGTTTATGCGCGCCTGCAAGCGATGGGGCTGGAAGAGCGCGGCCAGCCCCCCGCGGCTCAGCGCTGA
- the cobU gene encoding bifunctional adenosylcobinamide kinase/adenosylcobinamide-phosphate guanylyltransferase, with the protein MSVELILGGARSGKSRHAEQRARASGAAVTVIATAQALDQEMAARIRRHRQDRPSAWRTLETPRELAATLRREAAPGHCLIVDCLTLWLANLLEGADALPPGQDASALPVFAAERDALLSTLPQLPGQIILVANEVGLGLVPDTPLGRLFRDEAGRLNQQLAQLADTVTFVAAGLPLVLKQG; encoded by the coding sequence ATGAGCGTCGAGTTGATTCTCGGTGGCGCCCGCTCCGGCAAAAGCCGCCACGCCGAACAGCGTGCGCGGGCCAGCGGCGCGGCCGTCACCGTCATTGCCACCGCGCAAGCCCTGGATCAGGAGATGGCCGCACGCATCCGCCGCCACCGGCAAGACCGGCCATCGGCCTGGCGTACCCTGGAAACCCCGCGCGAGCTGGCCGCCACCTTGCGCCGCGAGGCCGCCCCAGGCCACTGCCTGATCGTCGACTGCCTCACCCTGTGGCTGGCCAATCTACTCGAAGGCGCCGACGCACTGCCGCCCGGCCAAGACGCCAGCGCATTGCCTGTTTTTGCCGCAGAGCGCGACGCGCTGCTGAGCACCTTACCGCAACTGCCCGGCCAAATCATCCTGGTGGCCAACGAAGTCGGGCTGGGGCTGGTGCCAGACACCCCGCTCGGGCGTCTGTTTCGCGATGAAGCCGGCCGCCTCAACCAGCAACTTGCGCAGCTGGCCGACACCGTCACCTTCGTCGCCGCCGGTCTGCCGCTGGTGCTCAAGCAAGGTTAG
- a CDS encoding cobyrinate a,c-diamide synthase → MTERCPALFVAAPASGQGKTTVTAALARLHARQGRRVRVFKCGPDFLDPQIHTVASGAPVYNLDFGMCGEPDAAWRLYAAAREADLILVEGVMGLYDGQPSGADIARRFGIPVMAVIDARAMAQTFAAVAFGLAHYRPGLSFSGVLANRVGSARHADMLREALPDGMRWYGAVPREAAAVLPERHLGLLQAAEIADLIQRLDRMADALATTGVVDLPPAVDFAPAPAPAPAPLLSGRTVAVARDAAYGFIYPANLDTLSALGAQMIFFSPLAGDRLPGCDAVWLPGGYPELHAARLAENQGFWADLRAHVDAGKPLLAECGGMMSLFEAVVDQAGVAHAFGGLLPGRAVMQPRLSALGLQVADLPEGRLAGHTFHYSKAETPLAPLIHAHRPDGGEGEAIYRCARLTASYVHFYFPSAPQVVARLLGQ, encoded by the coding sequence ATGACTGAGCGCTGTCCGGCGCTTTTCGTGGCGGCCCCGGCCTCCGGCCAGGGCAAGACCACGGTCACCGCGGCGCTGGCCCGTTTGCACGCGCGGCAGGGGCGGCGGGTGCGGGTGTTCAAGTGCGGCCCGGATTTTCTCGATCCGCAGATTCATACAGTGGCCAGCGGCGCACCGGTCTATAACCTGGATTTCGGCATGTGCGGTGAGCCAGATGCCGCCTGGCGGCTATATGCCGCAGCGCGCGAGGCCGATTTGATCCTGGTCGAAGGCGTCATGGGCTTGTACGATGGCCAACCCTCGGGCGCGGACATTGCGCGGCGCTTTGGCATCCCGGTGATGGCCGTGATCGACGCCCGGGCGATGGCGCAAACCTTTGCTGCGGTGGCTTTTGGTTTGGCCCACTACAGGCCCGGACTGTCGTTTTCCGGCGTACTCGCCAACCGGGTGGGCAGCGCCCGCCATGCCGACATGCTGCGTGAGGCGCTGCCAGACGGTATGCGCTGGTATGGCGCGGTGCCGCGCGAGGCTGCTGCAGTCCTGCCCGAGCGCCACCTCGGACTGTTGCAGGCGGCAGAGATCGCCGATCTCATCCAGCGTTTGGACCGCATGGCCGATGCGTTGGCCACGACTGGCGTGGTGGATTTGCCGCCTGCGGTCGATTTTGCGCCCGCGCCGGCGCCTGCGCCCGCGCCGCTTCTGTCCGGTCGTACCGTGGCGGTGGCCCGCGATGCGGCTTACGGCTTCATTTACCCGGCCAACCTAGACACGCTCAGCGCGCTCGGTGCCCAAATGATCTTTTTTTCTCCTCTGGCCGGCGACCGTCTGCCAGGCTGCGATGCGGTTTGGCTGCCGGGCGGTTATCCGGAACTGCACGCCGCACGATTGGCTGAAAACCAAGGGTTCTGGGCCGATCTGCGCGCGCATGTGGACGCCGGCAAGCCCCTCTTGGCCGAATGCGGGGGGATGATGAGTCTGTTCGAGGCGGTGGTCGATCAGGCCGGTGTTGCGCATGCCTTCGGCGGCCTGTTGCCGGGGCGCGCAGTGATGCAGCCGCGCCTGTCGGCTTTGGGGCTACAGGTGGCCGACTTGCCCGAAGGGCGGCTTGCCGGTCACACCTTTCATTACTCCAAGGCGGAAACGCCGCTGGCACCGTTGATCCATGCCCATCGCCCGGACGGGGGCGAAGGGGAGGCCATTTACCGGTGCGCCCGGCTGACCGCCTCGTATGTGCATTTTTATTTTCCGTCCGCACCGCAGGTGGTGGCCCGCCTGCTGGGCCAGTGA
- a CDS encoding FecCD family ABC transporter permease: MPGRRRAWAVIAGLVLAGALAHVWALAAGELDIPAGEVVAALFGGGQGMEAEVVRQLRLPRALAVYAAGGLLALAGALMQVLLRNPLADPYVLGISGGAAVGALAAMLCGLAPMLIDGAAFGGALVAMLLVFGLAHGDGSWTQTRLLLTGVIVAAGCGAVVTLMLALAPDTRVQSMLFWLMGDASGASRPWPALLAMGAGLCIALPFARELNLLTRGELTARALGVHVLRLRYLLYALASLFTAVAVTLVGSVGFVGLVVPHLVRFVVGNDQRALLPATMLAGGALLTLADTAARTVIAPQQLPVGVLTALIGVPLFLFLLAKRQP, encoded by the coding sequence TTGCCGGGCCGGCGGCGCGCGTGGGCGGTGATCGCGGGCTTGGTGCTGGCCGGTGCGCTGGCCCATGTTTGGGCGCTGGCCGCCGGTGAGCTGGATATTCCCGCCGGTGAGGTGGTCGCGGCCTTGTTTGGCGGTGGCCAAGGCATGGAGGCGGAAGTGGTGCGCCAATTGCGCCTGCCGCGCGCGCTGGCGGTGTATGCCGCCGGCGGTCTGCTGGCGCTGGCCGGTGCGCTGATGCAGGTGTTGCTGCGCAATCCGCTGGCCGATCCCTATGTGCTGGGCATCTCCGGTGGGGCGGCGGTGGGGGCTTTGGCGGCGATGCTGTGTGGTCTCGCGCCGATGTTGATCGACGGCGCGGCCTTTGGCGGGGCGTTGGTGGCGATGCTGTTGGTGTTCGGTCTGGCGCATGGCGACGGTTCATGGACCCAGACCCGGTTGCTTTTGACCGGGGTGATCGTTGCCGCCGGCTGCGGGGCGGTGGTCACCTTGATGCTGGCGCTGGCCCCTGACACCCGGGTGCAGTCGATGTTGTTTTGGCTGATGGGCGACGCTTCGGGCGCCAGCCGTCCGTGGCCGGCGCTGCTGGCGATGGGGGCGGGCCTGTGCATCGCACTGCCTTTTGCGCGCGAACTCAACCTGCTCACCCGCGGCGAACTGACCGCGCGGGCGCTGGGCGTACACGTACTTCGCCTGCGTTACTTGCTGTATGCGCTCGCCTCGCTATTTACCGCCGTGGCGGTGACCTTGGTCGGCTCGGTCGGTTTCGTCGGCTTGGTGGTGCCGCACCTGGTGCGCTTTGTGGTCGGCAACGACCAGCGCGCGCTGCTGCCCGCGACCATGCTGGCCGGCGGCGCGCTGCTCACCTTGGCCGACACCGCGGCCCGCACCGTGATTGCGCCGCAGCAACTGCCAGTGGGGGTACTGACTGCGCTGATTGGCGTGCCGCTGTTTCTTTTTCTTCTGGCAAAGCGACAACCATGA
- the cobT gene encoding nicotinate-nucleotide--dimethylbenzimidazole phosphoribosyltransferase: MQFAIPTPDTTLTQALQHKIDRKTKPPGALGRLEALALQIGLVQGTEAPALRQPHIMVFAGDHGAARVGVSAYPQDVTWQMVENFLAGGAAINVFCRQMGLGLTVIDAGVNHHFGRRPGLIDAKLGPGTANYLERPAMDVETVRPALSRGRELAHALAANGCNCVGFGEMGIGNTASASLLTHCLTGAALSTVTGRGTGLDDAGLARKRALLETALARGGRPTDPIAALAEYGGFEIAMMAGAMLGAAERRMLLLIDGFIVTAALLAAHAIDPALLPYCVFAHRSQEPGHRVQLAHLQAEPLMDLDLRLGEGTGAALAFALVQAAVGFLTEMASFESASVSGRSA; encoded by the coding sequence ATGCAATTTGCCATCCCAACGCCCGACACCACGCTGACCCAAGCGTTGCAGCACAAAATCGACCGCAAAACCAAGCCCCCCGGCGCGCTCGGCCGCCTGGAGGCATTGGCGCTGCAGATCGGCCTGGTGCAAGGCACGGAAGCGCCGGCACTGCGTCAGCCGCACATCATGGTATTTGCCGGCGATCACGGCGCAGCCCGCGTTGGAGTGTCCGCTTATCCGCAGGACGTCACCTGGCAGATGGTGGAGAACTTTCTTGCCGGCGGCGCGGCAATCAACGTGTTCTGCCGGCAGATGGGACTGGGCCTCACCGTGATCGACGCCGGGGTGAATCACCACTTTGGCCGCCGCCCTGGATTGATCGACGCCAAGCTCGGCCCCGGCACCGCCAACTACCTGGAGCGGCCGGCAATGGATGTCGAAACGGTGCGCCCCGCCCTCAGCCGCGGCCGCGAACTCGCCCACGCCCTGGCCGCCAACGGCTGCAATTGCGTAGGCTTTGGCGAAATGGGCATCGGCAACACCGCCTCCGCCTCACTGCTTACCCACTGCCTGACCGGCGCGGCATTGTCCACGGTCACCGGGCGCGGCACCGGGCTGGATGACGCAGGTCTAGCCCGCAAGCGCGCGCTGCTGGAGACCGCGCTGGCGCGTGGCGGCCGCCCCACCGACCCCATCGCGGCACTGGCCGAATATGGCGGCTTCGAGATCGCCATGATGGCCGGCGCCATGCTGGGCGCGGCCGAGCGCCGCATGCTGCTATTGATCGACGGCTTCATCGTCACCGCCGCGCTGCTCGCCGCCCATGCCATCGACCCGGCGCTGCTGCCCTATTGCGTGTTCGCCCACCGTTCGCAGGAGCCCGGCCACCGGGTACAGCTTGCCCATCTGCAGGCCGAGCCGCTGATGGACCTCGACCTGCGCCTGGGCGAAGGCACCGGCGCAGCGCTGGCCTTTGCGCTGGTGCAAGCCGCGGTGGGCTTTCTCACCGAAATGGCAAGCTTCGAATCGGCCAGCGTGAGCGGCCGCAGCGCCTGA
- a CDS encoding adenosylcobinamide-GDP ribazoletransferase, translated as MRYQLELFFIALGFFTRIPVPAWVPWSPERLNHAARYFPLVGWVVGAVGAGAFLALAQVLPVSLAVILSMAATIRLTGAFHEDGWADTCDGLGGGWDKAQVLSIMKDSRIGSYGTVGVMLMLLAKAAALVELAAHSHAAAALAVFAAHPLSRLASTSLIHWLPYVREDESSKSKPLARALRPSELLTAAACGLAPLVLLAPLQAAAALAAVAALTLWAARVFLRRLGGYTGDLLGAAQQGSELACYLGILLAWNYT; from the coding sequence ATGCGCTACCAGCTCGAACTCTTTTTCATCGCCCTGGGCTTTTTCACCCGCATCCCGGTGCCGGCCTGGGTGCCGTGGTCACCGGAGCGCCTCAACCACGCCGCCCGTTATTTTCCGCTGGTCGGCTGGGTGGTGGGCGCAGTAGGCGCGGGCGCCTTCCTCGCGCTTGCACAGGTGCTGCCGGTTTCACTGGCGGTGATCCTGTCGATGGCAGCCACCATCCGGCTCACCGGCGCCTTCCATGAAGACGGCTGGGCCGATACCTGCGATGGGCTGGGCGGCGGCTGGGACAAGGCGCAAGTGCTCAGCATCATGAAAGACTCGCGCATTGGCAGCTACGGTACCGTGGGCGTGATGCTGATGCTACTTGCCAAGGCGGCGGCGTTGGTGGAGCTGGCCGCGCACAGCCACGCCGCCGCGGCACTCGCAGTGTTCGCCGCGCATCCGCTGTCGCGGCTGGCCTCGACCAGCCTGATCCATTGGCTGCCTTATGTGCGCGAAGACGAAAGCTCGAAATCCAAACCTCTGGCGCGCGCCTTGCGCCCGAGTGAGCTGCTTACCGCAGCCGCTTGCGGTCTTGCCCCATTGGTGCTGCTGGCACCGCTGCAAGCGGCCGCCGCGCTGGCTGCGGTGGCCGCGCTCACGCTGTGGGCGGCGCGCGTCTTTCTGCGCCGCCTTGGCGGCTACACCGGCGATCTGCTCGGTGCCGCCCAGCAGGGCAGCGAGCTGGCCTGCTATCTTGGGATTTTGCTTGCATGGAACTACACCTGA
- the cobA gene encoding uroporphyrinogen-III C-methyltransferase produces MSLPELACVRPGPQPGHVYLVGAGPGDPELLTLRGARLVAGAEVVIYDNLVSPLIVDLAPAAAERIYVGKKAADHTLPQEEINALLVRHARAGRRVVRLKGGDPFIFGRGGEEMEALMTAGLTVEVVPGVTAAAGIAAYAGIPLTHRDHAQSVVFATGFLKDGALELDWPMLARPHQTLVIYMGISRLGEICARLIEHGLPASTPAGVIERGTTPQQRVAVATLGSLAEEVARAGIRPPALTVVGGVVGLYPRLAWFQPDAGAPSAYPPHAGCTAVHRGVTYD; encoded by the coding sequence ATGTCACTGCCTGAACTTGCCTGTGTTCGTCCGGGTCCGCAGCCCGGTCATGTCTATCTGGTTGGCGCCGGTCCGGGCGACCCGGAACTACTTACCCTGCGCGGCGCGCGTCTGGTGGCGGGCGCCGAGGTGGTGATCTACGACAACCTGGTCAGTCCGCTGATCGTCGACTTGGCGCCGGCTGCGGCCGAGCGGATATACGTGGGCAAGAAAGCGGCTGACCATACGCTGCCGCAGGAGGAAATCAATGCCCTGCTGGTCCGTCACGCCCGCGCCGGACGACGGGTGGTGCGGCTCAAAGGGGGGGACCCTTTCATTTTTGGCCGCGGCGGCGAGGAGATGGAGGCGCTGATGACGGCCGGCCTCACCGTGGAAGTGGTGCCCGGCGTCACCGCGGCGGCCGGTATCGCCGCTTACGCCGGTATCCCGCTCACTCACCGCGATCATGCGCAGTCGGTTGTGTTTGCCACCGGCTTTCTCAAGGATGGCGCGCTCGAGCTGGACTGGCCGATGCTCGCCCGTCCCCATCAGACCCTGGTGATCTATATGGGCATTTCCCGTCTGGGCGAGATCTGTGCCCGCTTGATCGAACACGGCCTGCCGGCCAGTACCCCTGCCGGCGTCATCGAGCGCGGCACCACCCCTCAGCAGCGGGTGGCGGTGGCGACGCTGGGCAGTTTGGCCGAGGAGGTGGCCCGCGCCGGCATCCGCCCGCCGGCACTGACCGTGGTGGGCGGGGTGGTGGGCTTGTATCCGCGCCTGGCGTGGTTTCAGCCGGATGCGGGCGCGCCCTCGGCCTATCCGCCGCATGCGGGCTGCACTGCCGTTCATCGCGGGGTGACTTATGACTGA
- a CDS encoding ABC transporter ATP-binding protein, whose amino-acid sequence MTTSAVPLLEADRLALQVGGRWLCCEFSLTLAAGQCLVLLGPNGAGKTMLLHTLAGLREPTVGSVLLGGLPYAAWRAAEVARFRGLLPQQQADHFSSTVLETVLVGRHPYLGRWGWEGPQDVRIARAALADVGLAELAERDILTLSGGERQRVAVAALLAQSPRLLLLDEPTNHLDLHYQIAVLDLMRGLADAGRSVVMVLHDINLAARYADQIILLDGRGGVRAGARDEVLQPELLSAAFGHPLRRYCLDGRVSFIPD is encoded by the coding sequence ATGACCACGTCCGCCGTCCCCTTGCTGGAAGCGGACCGGCTGGCTCTGCAGGTTGGCGGGCGCTGGCTGTGTTGCGAGTTCAGTTTGACCCTGGCGGCTGGCCAGTGTCTGGTGCTGCTCGGTCCCAACGGCGCCGGCAAAACCATGTTGCTGCATACCTTGGCCGGGCTGCGGGAACCCACCGTGGGCAGCGTGTTGTTGGGCGGGCTGCCGTATGCTGCGTGGCGTGCCGCCGAGGTGGCGCGGTTTCGAGGGTTGCTGCCTCAGCAGCAGGCGGACCATTTCTCCTCCACCGTGCTGGAAACGGTGCTGGTCGGGCGCCACCCTTATCTGGGGCGCTGGGGCTGGGAAGGACCGCAGGACGTGCGCATCGCGCGCGCGGCTTTGGCCGATGTGGGGCTGGCCGAATTGGCCGAGCGCGACATCCTGACCCTGTCGGGCGGCGAGCGGCAGCGTGTGGCGGTGGCGGCGCTCCTTGCCCAGTCGCCGCGGCTGCTGTTGCTCGACGAACCCACCAATCACCTCGACCTGCACTACCAGATTGCGGTGCTCGATCTGATGCGCGGATTGGCCGATGCCGGGCGCAGCGTGGTCATGGTGTTGCACGACATCAACCTGGCGGCGCGCTACGCCGACCAGATCATCTTGCTCGACGGCCGTGGCGGGGTACGTGCCGGCGCGCGCGACGAGGTGTTGCAGCCTGAACTGTTGAGCGCCGCTTTTGGCCACCCGCTGCGCCGTTACTGCTTAGATGGGCGGGTGAGCTTCATCCCCGATTGA
- a CDS encoding TonB-dependent receptor domain-containing protein produces the protein MKTCLSAAALTLAAALPCSVSAQASVEKIAEPVVVTATRQAQRADEVLASVEVIEREQIERAGQSTLIDLLRAVAGVRVASNGGPGSNASVFIRGAEARHALLLIDGVRVGSATTGQATLEAIPLAMVERIEVLRGPASALYGSEAIGGVIQVFTRKGRSGFDPQVFLGYGSDDTLEANASLSGGVERFRYSLTLGQDRTRGFDARSTGAHDPDRDGFRNAFVSANLALGLRERDEIGIDLYQSDGRNWYDANLSYNAYLDKRLDTVGVYAINQLAEGWRSTVRVARSRDRLDNRSSTAQASKFYTTQDQFSWQHDIDLPLGVLMAAFDYVKSQVDSTTAYTVDERTVKAWLLGWSAKAGAHSVQVNLRRDDNSQFGGKTTGLLAYGYDIDPAWSVRGSIATAFNAPTFNQLYWPDTGWGGGNPELEPERALNREIGLRWKDGRQSVEATYYDNKVRDLISGWPPVNVNEARLKGLELAYRVALGELDLQVGMDWLRARDEATGKRLARRARSAAFVKVDHRVGKWSYGIDLNGQGDRFDNASNSERLAGYGVVDAYVHYRLTPDWRVEMRANNVLDKQYELAKGYATAGASYFVGLRYAPR, from the coding sequence ATGAAAACCTGTTTGTCCGCGGCGGCTCTTACGCTGGCTGCCGCTCTGCCATGTTCGGTGTCGGCGCAGGCGAGCGTAGAAAAAATCGCCGAGCCGGTGGTGGTGACCGCTACCCGTCAGGCCCAGCGTGCCGACGAAGTGTTGGCCAGTGTCGAAGTGATCGAGCGCGAACAGATCGAACGCGCGGGTCAATCGACCCTGATCGACTTGCTACGTGCGGTCGCCGGCGTGCGTGTGGCCAGCAACGGCGGGCCGGGTTCGAATGCCAGCGTGTTCATCCGCGGTGCCGAGGCGCGCCACGCGCTGCTGTTGATCGACGGTGTGCGCGTCGGTTCGGCAACCACTGGGCAGGCTACGCTGGAGGCGATTCCGCTGGCCATGGTCGAGCGCATCGAAGTGCTGCGCGGTCCGGCCAGCGCGCTGTACGGTTCCGAGGCCATCGGTGGCGTGATCCAGGTGTTTACCCGCAAAGGCCGCAGCGGCTTCGATCCGCAGGTTTTCCTGGGTTATGGCAGCGACGACACCCTCGAGGCCAATGCATCGCTGTCGGGCGGCGTCGAGCGCTTCCGCTATAGTCTCACCCTGGGGCAGGACCGCACGCGCGGTTTCGACGCCCGCAGCACAGGCGCGCATGATCCCGACCGGGATGGTTTTCGCAACGCCTTCGTGAGCGCCAATCTGGCGCTCGGGCTGCGCGAGCGCGACGAGATCGGCATCGATCTTTATCAGTCCGACGGGCGCAACTGGTACGACGCCAACCTGAGCTACAACGCCTATCTCGACAAGCGTCTCGATACGGTGGGGGTTTATGCCATCAACCAGCTTGCCGAAGGGTGGCGCAGCACGGTGCGGGTGGCGCGCAGCCGCGACCGCCTAGACAACCGAAGCTCCACAGCGCAAGCGTCGAAGTTTTACACCACCCAGGACCAGTTCTCCTGGCAGCATGACATCGACTTGCCGTTGGGCGTGCTGATGGCGGCTTTCGATTACGTCAAGAGTCAAGTGGATAGCACCACCGCCTATACGGTCGATGAGCGTACCGTCAAGGCGTGGTTGCTGGGCTGGTCGGCGAAGGCGGGCGCGCACAGTGTGCAAGTCAATCTGCGGCGTGACGACAATTCGCAGTTCGGGGGCAAGACCACCGGCCTGCTGGCCTATGGCTATGACATCGATCCGGCGTGGAGCGTGCGCGGCAGCATCGCCACCGCTTTCAATGCGCCGACCTTCAATCAACTCTACTGGCCGGATACCGGCTGGGGCGGCGGTAATCCCGAGCTCGAACCCGAGCGTGCGCTCAACCGCGAAATCGGCCTGCGCTGGAAAGATGGCCGGCAAAGCGTGGAAGCGACCTACTATGACAACAAGGTGCGCGACCTGATCAGCGGTTGGCCGCCGGTCAATGTGAACGAAGCCCGGCTCAAGGGCCTGGAGCTGGCTTATCGGGTGGCGCTGGGCGAGCTCGACCTGCAAGTGGGCATGGACTGGTTGCGTGCCCGGGATGAGGCCACCGGCAAGCGTCTGGCACGCCGGGCGCGCAGCGCGGCCTTCGTGAAAGTGGATCATCGCGTCGGCAAATGGTCTTATGGCATCGACCTCAACGGCCAGGGGGATCGTTTCGACAACGCCAGCAACAGCGAGCGCTTGGCCGGCTACGGTGTGGTCGATGCTTATGTGCATTACCGTCTGACCCCGGATTGGCGCGTGGAAATGCGGGCGAACAACGTGCTGGACAAGCAGTATGAACTGGCCAAAGGTTATGCCACGGCCGGTGCCAGCTATTTTGTCGGCTTGCGCTACGCGCCGCGTTGA
- the cobC gene encoding alpha-ribazole phosphatase family protein, whose product MELHLIRHPKPDIAPGICYGQQDIGLAEPAAAVAERLRPLLPAEYALHASPLTRARLLAEALGEPRLDARLKEMSFGQWEGRTFDSLGSALDQWSRDPLGFRAPGGESAREMSTRVLAWLDELMAAGPQQAVVVVAHGGPLRVIAGHLLGLPAERWLGLDFACGHATRLDVAPWGVVLKWFNR is encoded by the coding sequence ATGGAACTACACCTGATCCGCCACCCCAAGCCGGACATCGCCCCCGGCATCTGTTACGGCCAGCAAGACATCGGCCTGGCTGAGCCGGCCGCCGCGGTGGCCGAACGCCTGCGCCCGCTGCTGCCGGCCGAGTACGCACTGCACGCCAGCCCACTGACGCGCGCCCGCCTGCTGGCCGAAGCGCTGGGCGAGCCGCGTCTGGATGCGCGCCTCAAAGAGATGTCCTTCGGTCAGTGGGAAGGCCGGACTTTCGACAGCCTGGGCAGCGCGCTCGACCAATGGTCGCGCGACCCGCTGGGCTTTCGCGCGCCGGGTGGCGAATCCGCCCGCGAAATGAGCACCCGGGTGCTGGCCTGGCTGGACGAACTGATGGCCGCCGGCCCGCAACAGGCCGTCGTGGTGGTGGCCCATGGCGGCCCGCTGCGGGTCATTGCCGGGCATCTGCTTGGCCTGCCGGCCGAACGCTGGCTGGGGCTGGATTTTGCCTGCGGTCACGCCACCCGGCTGGACGTTGCGCCCTGGGGCGTAGTGCTGAAATGGTTCAACCGCTAG